In Apus apus isolate bApuApu2 chromosome 5, bApuApu2.pri.cur, whole genome shotgun sequence, the following are encoded in one genomic region:
- the LOC127385318 gene encoding acyl-CoA (8-3)-desaturase-like, translating to MLVQDFRELRAAVENMGLLKPNQLFFFLHLAHILLLDAAAWLILFYFGTSIMPFIVSLVVLTISQLGIKKTKYMPYNHQHKYFFITLPPLLFPTYFNYHTFYIAYTKRYWVDLAWMLTFYIRFCLMYGSLLEIKSLLAYYFIFRMLGSSWFVWVSQMNHIPMDIYYDKNLDWVSTQLQATCNVEQSLFNDWFTGHLNFQIEHQ from the exons ATGCTGGTGCAAGACTTCCGTGAGCTGCGCGCTGCTGTCGAGAACATGGGACTTCTGAAGCCAAACCAGCTCTTCTTCTTCCTGCACCTGGCTCACATCCTCCTGTTGGATGCTGCTGCTTGGCTCATTCTCTTCTACTTTGGGACATCCATCATGCCCTTTATTGTCTCTCTGGTGGTGCTGACCATTTCCCAG CTTGGGatcaaaaagacaaaatacatgCCATACAACCACCAGCACAAATACTTCTTCATCA CTCTTCCTCCGCTCCTGTTTCCCACCTACTTCAACTACCACACGTTTTACATTGCCTACACCAAAAGGTATTGGGTG GACTTGGCCTGGATGCTGACCTTCTATATCAGATTCTGTTTGATGTATGGATCATTATTAGAAATAAAGAGTCTCCTGgcatattattttatattcag gatgctggggagcagctggttTGTCTGGGTTTCCCAGATGAACCATATCCCCATGGATATTTACTATGACAAGAATTTGGACTGGGTGTCTACTCAG CTCCAGGCAACATGCAACGTTGAGCAGTCTCTGTTCAATGACTGGTTCACGGGGCACCTGAACTTCCAGATTGAACATCAGTGA